One genomic segment of Hordeum vulgare subsp. vulgare chromosome 2H, MorexV3_pseudomolecules_assembly, whole genome shotgun sequence includes these proteins:
- the LOC123430943 gene encoding uncharacterized protein LOC123430943, which yields MTLLSTGAPPPAPPSEISHPSHPEHNLTLVPTGQEVFNCNGCRENVTGADRYTCKTCKFDLHEACNLAEGTRLVHPLLPKRTFELRLEAPRSSERCSACGAHVKGIHYHCGRKNLYLHPCCAKLPMEIPLGDQLTFELVEKGSNCCTECRKGGGVRDYWFYRSTCKTVYLHVSCAKEGFLTPGSSSTEPDVDDHGSLARFVNDTASRKHKHGPGKSGQNWEIIVDIIKALTGIIIAVLTGNPAPLILAGFDLGSNVIKSLRTR from the coding sequence ATGACTCTTCTCTCCACGGgtgcgccgccgccagctcctccGTCGGAGATCTCCCACCCCAGCCACCCGGAGCACAATCTGACGCTGGTGCCGACGGGCCAGGAGGTGTTCAACTGCAACGGCTGCCGCGAGAACGTCACGGGGGCCGACAGATACACGTGCAAGACCTGCAAGTTCGACCTCCACGAGGCCTGCAACCTCGCAGAAGGAACCAGGCTGGTGCACCCGCTGCTGCCCAAGAGGACGTTCGAGCTCCGCCTCGAGGCCCCCCGTTCCAGCGAGCGATGCAGCGCCTGCGGCGCCCACGTGAAGGGCATCCACTACCACTGCGGCCGCAAGAACCTGTACCTCCATCCGTGCTGCGCGAAGCTTCCTATGGAGATCCCGCTGGGCGACCAGCTCACGTTCGAGCTCGTCGAGAAGGGGTCTAACTGCTGCACCGAGTGCAGGAAAGGGGGCGGCGTCAGGGATTACTGGTTCTACCGCTCCACCTGCAAGACCGTGTACCTGCATGTCAGCTGCGCGAAAGAGGGTTTTCTTACGCCGGGCTCAAGTAGTACCGAGCCCGACGTCGACGATCATGGCAGCCTGGCCCGTTTCGTCAACGACACTGCGTCGCGGAAGCACAAGCACGGGCCAGGGAAGTCCGGGCAGAACTGGGAAATAATAGTCGACATCATTAAGGCCCTGACGGGCATCATCATCGCGGTGCTCACTGGAAATCCGGCGCCGTTAATTCTTGCAGGTTTCGATCTGGGCTCCAACGTCATCAAATCCTTGAGAACCAGGTAG
- the LOC123430944 gene encoding uncharacterized protein LOC123430944 encodes MTLLTTVGRPPAPSSEITHRAHPEHKLTLEPTGLAEFKCNGCHELGTGAERYTCRQCDFDLHKDCALAQPTFEHKLLPGSTFGLCFEAPRTKHKQMCSACGGYVLGLHYHSNYLYLHPCCAKLPLEIQLGDQLTFELRTQVSHCCTKCRKGGGVRDFWFYRSTCKTVYLHVRCVIEDFLTPSSSSSTDGNSSLACYVKETTLQKHRSGKAERNFDPIFEIVKALASIIIAVLTGNPAPAILAAFDLGSNVIKSLRTR; translated from the coding sequence ATGACTCTTCTCACCACGGTTGGGCGGCCTCCTGCTCCTTCGTCGGAGATCACCCACCGCGCCCACCCGGAGCACAAACTGACACTCGAGCCGACGGGCCTGGCCGAGTTCAAGTGCAACGGCTGCCATGAGCTCGGCACGGGGGCCGAAAGGTACACCTGCAGGCAGTGTGACTTCGACCTCCACAAGGACTGCGCCCTCGCGCAACCCACGTTCGAGCACAAGCTGCTGCCCGGGAGCACGTTCGGGCTCTGCTTCGAGGCCCCCCGGACGAAGCACAAGCAGATGTGCAGCGCTTGCGGCGGCTACGTGCTGGGCTTGCACTACCACAGCAATTACCTGTACCTCCACCCGTGCTGCGCGAAGCTACCTCTGGAGATCCAGCTGGGTGACCAGCTCACGTTCGAGCTCCGCACGCAGGTGTCTCACTGCTGCACCAAGTGCAGAaaaggtggcggcgtcagggattTCTGGTTCTACCGCTCCACCTGCAAGACCGTGTACCTGCATGTCCGCTGCGTGATAGAGGATTTTCTTACGCCGAGCTCAAGTTCAAGCACCGACGGTAATAGCAGCCTGGCCTGTTACGTCAAGGAGACAACGTTGCAGAAGCACAGGTCAGGGAAGGCCGAGAGGAACTTCGACCCCATATTCGAGATCGTTAAGGCCCTGGCCAGCATAATCATAGCGGTGCTCACAGGAAATCCGGCGCCGGCAATTCTTGCAGCTTTCGATCTGGGCTCCAACGTCATCAAATCCTTGAGAACCAGGTAG